The Streptomyces collinus DNA segment GGGCAGCGCCAGCGCGTCGCGATCGCCCGGGCGCTGTCCCTGGACCCGGACCTGGTCGTGGCGGACGAGCCGACGAGCGCCCTGGACGTGTCGGTCCGGGCGCAGATCCTCAACCTCCTCCTCGACCTGAAGGAACGCCTGGGCCTGGCCCTGGTGTTCGTCTCGCACGACATCCAGACGGTACGGCGGATGAGCGACCGGGTGATCACCATGTACCTGGGCCGGATCGTGGAGGAGACCCCGGCCGCCCTGGTCACCGACCGGGCCCGGCACCCGTACACCCGGGCCCTGTTCTCGGCCACGCCCGGCCTGCTCCACCCGGTCGACCCGATCCCGCTGGCCGGCCCGGTCCCGTCGGCGACCCGCCCGCCGAGCGGCTGCCCGTTCCGCACCCGCTGCTGGAAGGCGGACGGGACGTGCGCGGAGCGAATGCCGGGTTTCTCCGCCGCGTCGGCGCCCTCGCACCGCTTCCGCTGCCACCATCCTGTCCGGGAGGACGAGTCGACCCGTGACCTCGTCCACCGGCGCGATCCGATGGAGGCCCCATGACGTTCACCCCGCTGACCGGTGTCATCCCGCCCGTGTGCACGCCCCTGACACCGGACGGCGAGGTGGACGTTCCCTCGCTGCTCAGGCTCGTCGACCATCTGGTGGCCGGCGGGGTGCGCGGTCTGTTCGTGCTCGGCTCGACCTCGGAGGCCGCGTTCCTGCCGGACCGGCAGCGCCGGCTGGTCGTCGAGTCGGTGACGGGGCACGTCGGCGGGCAGCTGCCGGTGCTGGCCGGGGCGATCGACATGACGACGCCCCGGGTCCTGGACCACGTGGCGTCGGTGACGGCGGCGGGCGCGGACGCGGTCGTCGTCACGGCCCCGTTCTACACCCGCACCCACCCGGCGGAGATCGCCCGCCACTACCGCGCGGTCGCCGCGGCGAGCCCGGTCCCGGTGATCGCCTACGACCTTCCCGTCGCCGTCCACACGAAGCTGCCGGCCGACGTGGTGCTGGAGCTGGCCGCCGACGGCGTGGTGGCCGGGCTCAAGGACTCCAGCGGCGATCTGGCCGCCTTCCGGCAGGTCGTGACCGGCGTGCGGGAACGCCGGGGCATCACCGGCTTCAGCGTGCTGACCGGCTCCGAGCTGATCGTCGACGCGGCCCTCGCGATCGGCGCGGACGGCACGGTGCCGGGCCTGGGCAACGTCGACCCGCACGGCTACGTCCGCCTGGACGGCCTGTGCCGCGCCGGGGACTGGGAGGGGGCCCGTGCCGAACAGGAGCGCCTGTGTGCTCTGTTCGGCATGGTGAGCGTCGGTGACCCGGCCCGGATGGGCCCGAACTCCTCAGCGATCGGCGCCTTCAAGGCCGCGCTGCACCTGCGCGGCGTGATCGACTGCCCGGCGACGGCCCAGCCGCAGATCCCGCTGTCCCCGGACGAGGTGGAGCAGGTGGGCAAGCACCTGGCGGCGGCGGGGCTGCTGTAGAACCCTCCCGCCCGTCAGACGCTGCCCGGTGTCACCATGCCCGACTCGTAGGCGACGATGACCAGTTGGGCCCGGTCCCGTACCGCGAGCTTGCCCATGATGCGGCTGACGTGGGTCTTCGCGGTGAGCGGGCTCAGGCCCAGCGCGTCGGCGATCTCCGTGTTGTTGAGGCCGCGCGCGACCAGCGCGAGCACCTCCCGCTCCCGGCCGGACAGGCACTCGGGCCCGCCGGTCGCCGGCGCGGAGGGGCTGCGCAGGAACCGCTCGATCAGCCGTGCGGTGGGTCCGGGCGACAGCAGGGAGTCCCCGGCGGCGACCGTGCGGATGGCGTCGAGGAGTTCGGCCGGCCTGGTGTCCTTGACCAGGAACCCGGAGGCGCCGGCGCGCAGCGCGTCGACGATGTTCTCGTCGGTGTCGTAGGTGGTGAGGACGAGCACCCGGACGCCCGCGAGATCCTCGTCGGCGGCGATGAGCCGGGTCGCCTCGATGCCGTCCAGGTCGGGCATGCGGATGTCCATCACCACCAGGTCGGGGCGTGCGCCGCGGGCCAGTTCCACGGCCTGCCGGCCGGTGGCGGCCCGGCCGACGACCTCCATGTCCCGGGCCGACTCCACGAGCATCGCGAACGCCTCCCGCACCAGCGTCTGATCGTCCGCGAGCAGCACCCGTATGGTCATCCGTCCCTCTCCCCCGTCGTGGTCAGCGGCAGGACCGCGGTGACCTCGAACCCGCCCCCGGTACGCGGTCCGGCGTCGAGTGTGCCACCGACGCTGCGGGCCCGCTCCCGCATGCCGACGAGCCCGAAGCCCGGTGTGCCGCCCCGGCCCGGGCCGGTGCCGTCGTCGCGGACCGACAGGTGCAGGACGCCCTGCCGCTCCGCCAGTTCGACCTGGACGGCCGGTCCGGGCCCCGCGTGCCGTACGGCGTTCGTCAGGGCCTCCTGCACGATGCGGTAGGCGGCGGCGCCCACGGCGGGCGGTGCCTGCCGTATCCGGACGGTCTGCTCGACCCGGGCACCGGCGAGCCGCGCGGCCTCCGCCAGGTCGGGCAGTCCGTCGAGGCCGGGCAGCGGGCCGCGGGCGTCCGGTGAGCCGTGCTCGCGCAGCACCTCCAGCGTGGTGCGGAGTTCACCGCGCGCGCTGCGGCAGGTCTCGGCGATGTCGTCGAGGGCCTTGGCAACCGTCTCCCGGTCGAGCCGCTCGGGGTCGGCCGACAGGACGTGGGCGGCGACGGAGGTCTGCACGCCGATGAGGGTGATGCTGTGGGCCAGCAGGTCGTGCAGGTCCCGGGCGATCCGCAGCCGCTCCTCGGCGACGCGCCGCCGGGCCTCCTCCTCGCGGGTGCGTTCGGCGCGTTCGGCGCGCTCCACGATGGAGGCGACGTACTGGCGGTAGAAGCGCACGTCGACCCCGCAGAACAGCACGGCGACGACCCAGCCGGAAGCCTTCAGCAGTCCCAGCGCCTCCTGCGCGCTGATGGTGAGCAGCACGCCCACCGCCATGGTGATGACGCCGATGCCGACCAGGACGGTGCGCAGCGGCCGGCCGGTGACGGCGACGGTGTACAGGGCGACGTAGGCGGCCTGGGTGGCCGCGGTGTGCGGGTAGTCGAGGAAGTGGTAGGGGAACACGCAGGTGATCACGGCGACCAGGACGAGCACCGGACGGCGGCGGCGCCACACCAGCGGCACGTGGGAGACGAGCAGCAAGGCCCAGCCAAGCGCGTCGGGCCTGCGGCCGTCGTCGACGAACAGCGCGAGAGCTGCGGCGACAACGGCCACCGAGACGGCGAGCAGCGCGTCGTTGCGCAGTGCGTGCGGGGCGGTCAGGGGGTCGCGGTTGATCGCGGCCATGATCCGCTCGGCGGACCGCGACCAGGTCGCCTGCGGGGTGGTGGGTGCCTGCACGGGCATCATCCTCGGCCAGGAAGGCGCCCCTCCGGGAGAGGAGGGACGCCGTCGGTCAGCGGACGTCGGCGGCCACCGGTTCCTGCTCCTTCTGCGGAACCGTCCGCTCCGGCGCGCGGGAGAGCCCGCCCGGCCACCACATCCGCCGCTTGAGCAGCACACTCGCCGTGGTCACCAGGTACGTACGCACCAGGAAGGTGTCCAGCAGGACCCCCACCGCGATGACGAACCCGAGTTCCACCAGCCCCACCATCGGTAGCGTCGTCAGCACCGCGAACGTCGCCGCGAGCACCACACCCGCGGAGGCGATGACCCCGCCGGTCGTCCGCAGGGCGGTGAGCGCCGCGGCCTCCGGCTCGGCTCCCCTTACGGACTCCTCCCGCATCCGGTGCATCAGGAAGATCCCGTAGTCCACCCCGAGGGCGACCAGGAACACGAAGGACAGCAGCCCGAGCCCGGGATCCGTCCCGCCGAACCCGAAGACCGGCTCGAACACCAGCCCTCCGATGCCGAGCGCCGCCCCCCAGACCGCGACCACCGCCGCCAGCAGCAGCAACGGCGCGACGAGACTGCGCAGCAGCCCGACCAGGATGACGAACACCGCGCCGAGCACCAGCGGCACGATCACCTTCCGGTCCCGCGCCTCGCTCGCGGACAGGTCGATCTGCTGTGCGCTGGGCCCGCCGACGTAGGCGCCCTCGGGGTCGATCCCGGCCCTCAGTGCCTCGATGGTGCGGGTCTCGGCCGGGGTCTCCGGAGCCGCCGTGGTGAAGACGGCGAGTTCGGTCCACCCCGCCCCGCTCCGCCCGGGAACCACCTCGGCGACCCCGTCGGTCGCCCGGGCCCGTTCGCCCACCGCCTCGGCCCGTTCCCGGGGCGCGATGACGGTCACGGGCCGGCTGCTGCGCTCGGGATACTCGCGTGCCAGCGTCTGCATGGCGGTGATGGACTCGGGCCGCTCGGTGAAGGAGTCCTCCTGCTTGATGCTTCCGGACAGATTCAGCGTGCCGAGGGCGAGCGCTCCGAGCAGGACGCCTCCGGTGACGAGCACGGTGACGGGCCGCCGTGTCGCCGAGGTGCCCATCGCGGCGAACAGCGACCGCCGGGCCTTCGGCTCGCTCCCGAACGCCGGGATCAGCGGCCAGAACACCCGCCGCCCCAGCAGGACGAGGACCGCCGGCAGCAGGGTCGTCATGGCGACCAGCGCGGCGAGCACCCCGACCATGCCGACCGGCCCCATGCCGCTGCTGCTGTTGAGGTCCGCGGCGAGCAGGCACAGCAGCCCGGCCGCGACGGTCCCCGAGGAGGCGAGGATGGCCGGCCCGCAGCCGCGCAGGGCGGTGCGCATGGCGTCGTACGGCCGCTCGTGGCGCCGCAGTTCCTCGCGGTAGCGGGAGATGAGAAGCAGCGCGTAGTCGGTGCCGGCGCCGAGGACGAGCACGGTCATCACGCCGCCGCTCTGGCCGGTGACGGTGACGTCGAACAGTTCGTGCAGCCCGTACCCGGCGGCCATCGCCACGGCGGCGGCGACCCCGGCCACGGCGAGCGGCACCAGCCACAGGAACGGGCTGCGGTAGATGAGGACGAGCAGCACGGTGACGACTCCGAGCGTGGCGAGCAGCAAGGTGGCGTCGAGCGTCTCGAACACCTTGTTCATGTCGGTGTTCAGCGCGCCGGGCCCGCCGACCTCGACGCTCAGCCCGCCGCCGCCGCCCGAGGCGATGTCCCGCACCCCGTCGACGAAGGCGTCCCGGGCCTCCTCGTCCTGGCCCGGCTGGGTGCTGGTGACGGGGTACATCAGGGTCGAGCCGTCCTTCGAGGGGATGCCCCGCGGCTCTCCCGTCAGGTCGTAGGCGCCGCTCACCTCGGCGATCTGCTCGTCGGCGGTGCGCCGGTCGGCGTCGGTCAGGCCGCCGTCCCGGTGGTAGACGAGCACCAGGTCGGTCGCCTCACCGCCCGGCAACTCGTCCTGGATCCGCGCCACCTGGGTGGAGTCGGCGCTGTCGGGCAGGTAGTCGACGGCGCGGTTCTGCTGGATGTCGGCGAACTTGCCCGCGAGCGGCCCGACCAGCACGAGCGCGGCGAGCCACAGCCCGACCACCGCCCAGGGCACGGCCCGCCTGCGCCCGGTACGCGTCCTTACGGCCCCCATGAGTCCGGCTCCCTCCGGTCGGGTGTCTGGATCGGTCTCCAGACTCCCGCCGGTCGGGTGCCGGTTCGTCGGGCGTGAGGTCGAATCGGGGCCTACTGCGAGGGGCGGTCCGGGGCTCGTGTTACTCCCCCGGGAGTAACGCCGGGGGCCCTACGAGGGCGTGCGCGCGGCCTCCGCCAGCAGCCGCGTGACGTCGTCCGAGCAGATGGTGAGCGCCGCCCCGACCGTCGCCAGTACGTCCCGCTCGGCGGGGGTGTAGGGCCCGTCCGCCAGGGCGATGCGGGCGCCCTGGAGCAGGATCGATTCGCGGCCGGCGCCGGCGAGGTGCGGGGCGAGAGGGTCCAGCGCCTCGTGCAGCTCTATGGCCAGCCCGGCTCCGCAGGGTTCGCCGGTGATCCGGCCGGTGTCCGCCTCCAGCGCCTCGACGAGCGCGGCCAGCTGCTCCTCCGTGCAGTCGTCGAAGCCGGCTGCGCGCACGGCGAGCACGGCGGCCTCCAGTGCCGTGCGGGAACCGGCGCCGCCCGCGGCCAGCACGGCGAGGGCGACGGTGTGCACGGCGTCGCGGAGCATCGCGGAGAAGCGGGTGGTGGTCGGGTGGTCGAGGACGTCGGTGCCGAAGTGGCGGCGGCAGGCCGCGCACTCCACGACCGGGCCGGTCTCGCCGCGCGGCAGCACGGGCAGGCCGAGCAGGGTGAAGCGGCGCTGTCCGGTCAGCCGCTGGTAGTTGCGGTCGCCGCCGCAGCCGGGGCAGAAGAACTCGCCGTCACCGGCGGCCGTCCACGCGGTGCGGGTGCCCAGGATGCGAGAAAGCCTGGCGGCATGGCCGTTTCGTCCCCGTCCTGGCAGCACGTCGCACCTCCGTCACGCCGCACGGCAACGTCGCCGTGCTTGCGTGATGTTAGCCACATCCAAGACGAGGAGTCAGCACCCCGGAGGAGACCTTTCCGTGACCTCCACAGACAATGGCCGGTATACGACGGGGCTCCACCCGCCGGACATCGGCGGACGGAGCCCCTGCGGCACCGGTGAGCGGCCTACGGCCGCGAACCCGTACGGCTGGTCAGCGAGCCGCGCGGTTGACGGCCGAGACGACCGCCTTCAGCGAGGCCCGCGTCGTGTTCGCGTCGATCCCGATGCCCCACAGGACCTTGTCGCCGATGGCGCATTCGATGTAGGAGGCGGCCTGCGCGGAGGCTCCCTCGCTCATCGTGTGCTCCTGGTAGTCCAGCAGGCGTACGTCGATGCCGACGGACTGCAGGGCGTCGAAGAAGGCCGAGATCGGACCGTTGCCGGAACCGGTCAGGACGGTGTCCTGGCCGTCGACCGTGGCCTCCACCTTCAGCGTGTCCACGCCGTCGGTGTCGGTGGTCGACTGGTTGTTCTTGACCTGGATCCGGCCCCACGGGTTCTCGGGGTTGGGCAGGTACTCGTCCCGGAAGACCGACCAGATGTCCTTCGGCGTGACCTCGCCGCCCTCGGCGTCCGTCTTGGCCTGGATGAGCTTGGAGAACTCGATCTGCATCCGGCGCGGCAGTTCCAGCTTGTGGTCGTTCTTCAGGACGTAGGCGATACCGCCCTTGCCGGACTGCGAGTTGACCCGGATGACCGCCTCGTAGGAGCGGCCGACGTCCTTGGGGTCGATGGGCAGGTAGGGGACGGCCCACTCGATGTCGTCGACGGTGACGCCCTTCGCGGCCGCGTCGGCCTCCATGGCGTCGAAGCCCTTCTTGATGGCGTCCTGGTGGGAGCCGGAGAAGGACGTGTAGACCAGGTCGCCCACGTACGGGTGGCGCGGGTGGACGTCCATCTGGTTGCAGTACTCCCACGTGCGACGGATCTCGTCGATGTCGGAGAAGTCGATCTGCGGGTCGACGCCCTGCGAGAACAGGTTCATGCCCAGGGTGACCAGGTCGACGTTGCCGGTGCGCTCGCCCTGCCCGAACAGGCAGCCCTCGACGCGGTCGGCGCCGGCCATCAGGGCCAGCTCGGCGGCGGCGACGGCGGTGCCGCGGTCGTTGTGGGGGTGGACCGACAGGCAGACGTGCTCGCGGCGGGAGAGGTTGCGGCCCATCCACTCGAAGCGGTCGGCGTGCGTGGAGGGCGTGGAGCGCTCGACGGTCGCCGGCAGGTTCAGGATGATCTCGCGGCCCGGGCCGGGCTGCCAGACGTCCATGACCGCCTCGCAGACCTCCAGCGCGAAGTCCAGCTCGGTGTCGGTGAAGATCTCGGGGCTGTACTGGTAGCCGAACTCGGTCTCGGGGCCCAGCAGCTTCTCGGCGTACTCCATGACCAGGCGGGTGCCGTCGACGGCGATCTGCTTGATGTCGTCCTTGGAGCCGCGGAAGACGACCCGGCGGAAGACGGGGGCCGTGGCGTTGTACAGGTGGACCGTGGCGCGCTTGGCGCCCTTCAGCGATTCCACCGTGCGCTCGATCAGGTCCTCGCGGGCCTGGGTCAGTACGGAGATGGTGACGTCGTCGGGGATCGCCCCGGGCTCCTCGATGATGGAGCGCACGAAGTCGAAGTCGGTCTGGCCGGAGGCGGGGAAGCCGACCTCGATCTCCTTGTAGCCCATCTTGACCAGCAGGTCGAACATGGCGCGCTTGCGGGCCGGCGACATGGGGTCGATCAGGGCCTGGTTGCCGTCGCGCAGGTCGGTGGAGAGCCAGCGGGGGGCGGTGGTGACGCGGTTCTGCGGCCAGGTGCGGTCCGGGATGTCGACCTGCTCGTAGCGGCCGTACTTGTGGATCGGCAGGGAACTGGGCTGCTGGCGGTTCGCCATGATGCGGGGGCTCCTCAGGGGGTGTCCGGAAGGACGGCCGACGACGCAGCACCAAGCTCCGCGGGGAGGGAGTCGGCCTCGACTACAGGCCCTCGCCGCGGCAGCTAAGGAGAAGCAGCCCGAAACGCATGATGCGCAGCATGCTAGCCGAGCCTCTCCCGCCGCGTGGGGTCGTATCAGTATGCGGGACCCGGCGCGCAAACGGGACAAAAAGTGCGCTATGCCACTTCGCCATATCACTCGCCACGGAGCGTGAGGGCCGTTGTCCCGGTATTTCACCAATCATGGTGGCGACTAGTGACAGGTTCGTCACGCAGTGCAAGGGTGCCGGGCATGACGACTCACGGGGGCTTCGAGCCCGTCTTCTGCACCATCGTTCCGCCTCATGTCCTCGACAAGCTGGCCCAGGCCGAGGACCCCGCACTCGCCGGTCCCGCCCGCCGCACCCTGCAGCGCGACGCCTTCGAGCGCACCCAGCGCCGCCTCACCACGGTCATCGGCGCCAGTGCCGTCGCCGCGGTCGCCGACGGCAGGCCGCAGCGCACGATCCACGACGCCCGGCACGGCACCGACCTGCCCGGCCACAAGGTCCGCGGCGAGGGGGACAAGCCCGGCAAGGACGCCACCGTCAACCGCGCCTACGCCGGTCTCGGCGCCACCTTCGAGCTGTTCCTCCAGGCCTACCGGCGCGACTCGATCGACGGCAACGGCCTCCCGCTGAACGCGACGGTGCACTACGACCGCGACTACAACAACGCGTTCTGGAACGGCGAGCAGATGGTCTTCGGCGACGGGGACGGCGAGATCTTCCTGGACTTCACCATCCCGATCGACGTCATCGGCCACGAACTCGCGCACGGCGTCACGCAGTACACGGCCAACCTCACCTACTTCGGCCAGCCCGGCGCGCTCAACGAGTCCCTGTCGGACGTCTTCGGCGCCCTGATCAAGCAGTACACGCTCGGCCAGACCGCCGCCGAGGCCGACTGGCTGATCGGCGCGGGCCTGCTCGCCCCGCGGGTGACGGGCACGGCGCTGCGCTCCATGAAGGCGCCGGGCACGGCGTACGACGACGACGTCCTCGGCAAGGACCCGCAGCCCGCGACGATGGACGACTTCGTGCGCACCGGCCGCGACAACGGCGGTGTCCACATCAACTCGGGCATCCCGAACCACGCCTTCTACCTCGCGGCCACGGCCCTCGGCGGGCACGCCTGGGAGCGGGCCGGACAGGTCTGGTACGACGTGCTGACCGGCGGCGAGCTGCGGCAGGACGCGATGTTCGCCGACTTCGCCACGCTCACCGTCAAGGCCGCCCGGGAGCGCTTCGGCGACGGGGAGGAGCTGGACGCCGTCTCGAAGGGCTGGGAGCAGGTCGGGGTGCGGACCCTGTAGTTCCGTACTAGACAGGTGCCATGCGTATTCAGGTGCGGCGCACGGGCGGGTTCGCGGGCATCGAGCGGTATGCCGAGGTGGACACCTCGGGCCGGCCCGATGCCTCCGAGTGGCACACGCTGGCCGAGCAGGCCCTGGCCGCCGGCCGGAGCACGCCGCCGGTCGGCGTCCCGGACGGGTTCAGCTACCAGCTCACCGTGGACGGCAGGACGGTGTACTGCGCGGACCCCCGGCTGACGGACGAGCAGCGGAAGCTGATCTCGCGGGTGCTGAAGGAAGGGGCGTGACGAGGGACGGGGCGTGACGCGGAAGGGGCATGACGGGTCCACGTCACCAGCCGGGCAACAGCTCCTTCCCGCCCGGCCGTTGACTTCCGTTACCGCCGGTACGGATGATCCACCGCATGGCGACTGACGCAGGCAACCCGATCCCCCGCTTCCCGGCCGGCTTCCTCTGGGGCGTGTCCACCTCGGCGCACCAGATCGAGGGCGGCGCGGACGAGCGCGAGCCGTCCGTGTGGGACGCCTTCACGGCCGAGCCGGGACGGGTGAAGGACGGCTCCACGGCGGCGGTGGCCTGCGACCACGTCCACCGCCACCGCGAGGACGTGGCACTCCTGGCCGAGCTGGGCGTGAACGCCTACCGCTTCTCCGTCTCCTGGCCGCGGGTGCGCTCCGGGAAGGGCCTGGACTTCTACGACCGGCTGGTCGACGACCTGTGCGCGGCGGGGGTCCGCCCCGTCCCGACGCTGTTCCACTGGGACCTGCCCGCGGACCTGGACTGGCTGGAGCGGGACACGGCCGAGCGCTTCGCCGAGTACGTGTCCCTGGTGGCCGGCCGCCTCGGCGACCGCGTACCGAAGTGGATCACCCTGAACGAGCCGGCCGAGCACACCCTGCTGGGCCACGCCCTGGGCGTGCACGCACCGGGCAGGAAGCTGCTGTTCGACGCGCTGCCGGTCGCCCACCACCAGCTGCTCGCCCACGGCCTGGCCGTCCGGGCCCTGCGCGCCGCTGGCGCCACGGACATCGGCGTCGCCAACTCGCACGGCCCGACCTGGGCGGCCTCGACGGAGGCGGCGGACCTGGAGGCGGCGGACTTCTACGACCTGCTGCTGAACCGGCTGTTCGCGGACCCGCTGCTGCTGGGCCGGTACCCGGAGGGCATCGGCGAGCTGATGCCCGGGGACGTCGAGGCCGACCTGAAGGTGATCGCCGAGCCGCTCGACTGGTACGGGATCAACTACTACGCCCCGACCCGGGTGGGAGCCCCGCAGGGCGCGGAGATCGAGTTCGGCGGGGTCACCATGCCCGCCGAACTGCCCTTCTCCGTCCGGGAGATCGAGGGCCGGCCGGTCACGGACTTCGGCTGGCCGGTCGTCCCCGAGGGCCTCACCGAGCTCCTCACCACCTTCCGCGACCGCTACGGCGACCGGCTCCCGCCCGTCGTCATCACCGAGAACGGCTGCTCGTACCCGGGCGTCGACGACCAGGACCGCATCGCCTACCTGGACGGCCACGTCCGGGCCCTGCACCGGGCCGTGGAGGCGGGCGTCGACGTGCGCGGCTACTTCGTGTGGTCCCTGCTCGACAACTTCGAGTGGGCGGAGGGCTACGCACGCCGCTTCGGCCTGGTGCACGTGGATTTCGACACCCTGGAGCGGACCCCCAAGGCGTCGTACCACTGGTACCGGGAGCTGCTGAGGGCGCAGGGCCCTACGGCTTGATGCCCACCCCGGTCCAGAGGCTGACCTCGGCGTCCGTGGGGGCCTCGCCCTCGGCGGCGTCCGGGCGCCAGCGGTGGCCGACCGCGACGCCCGGCTCCAGCAGGTCCAGGCCGTCGAAGAAGCGGGCGACGTCCGCCCGGGAGCGGAACTGCACCGGCGTCCCGGCCGAGGTGTAGATGTCGGTGACCTTCTGCCAGGTCGCCGGGTCGAAGTCGGGCGTGCAGTGGCTCAGGGCCAGGGCGCTGCCCGAGGGCACCACGTCCAGCAGGCGGCGCACGATGCCGTAGGGGTCCTGGGCGTCGGTGACGAAGTGCATCAGGGCGTTGAGGGACAGCGCGACCGGGCGGCCCAGGTCCAGGACCTCGGCCAGCTCGGGCGCGTCCAGCAGCGACTGCGGGTCGTTGACGTCCGCCTCGATGTACGTGGTGCGACCCTCGGAGGTGCTGCGCATCAGGCGCTCGGCGTACTTCAGGACGAGCGGGTCGTTGTCGGCGTAGACCACCCGGGCGTCCGGGACGACGGACTGGGCGACCTGGTGGAGGTTGGGCTCGGTGGGGATGCCGGTGCCGATGTCCAGCCACTGGCGGATGCCGTGCTCACGGGCGAGGACGCGGGTGGCCCGGTGCATGAAGGCCCGGTTCTCGCGGGCGCACACGAATATCGCGGGGTAGGCCTCGGCGACCCGCTCGGCCGCCAGCTTGTCGACGTCGAAGTGGTCCTTGCCGCCGAGGTAGTAGTCGTACATGCGGGCGGAGTGCGGCCTGCTGGTGTCGATGTCCCGCGCGGCCTGCGAGTTGCTCATGTGGGGGGCCTCTCGGTGGGGGGTGGTGGTGCGAGTCGGTCCGGTGGGGCTTCAGCGGGCCGTCAGATGGTCGGCGAGGCCCTGCTTGACCCCCGCGACGAACGCGGTGATCTCCTCGGGCGTGTAGATCAGCGCGGGACCGGCGGGATCGGCCGACTGGCGCACCGCCACGCGGCCGTCGGCGAGCTGCTTCGTCTCCACGCACTGGCCCCCGTTCGGGCCGCTCCACGGACGTTCCCAGCCCTGCTCGCCGAGGTCGGACGCGGGCATGCCGTTGTACACGGCTCCCCCGGTGACGGTCATGAGTACTCCTTCCGCATGCGGTTCAACAGCGCCCTGCTGTCCGCGGACGAGGTCTTCAGCGACAGCCGGTTGTGCGCCTCCAGATGGGCCACGACGTCCGCGCGCTGGTCGAGGTAGACGGACGCGGAGAGGATCTCGCTGTAGACGATGTCGGGCAGCTCCCGCTCCTCGAACCGGAAGTAGGTGAAGGGCGCGCACGCCCCGACGTGGGCGCCCGCGTCGAACGGCACGATGTCGACGCTGACGTGCTCCAGCTCGGACGCCTCCAGGAGCCGGTCGATCTGGTCCCGCATCACCTCGGGGCCGCCCACCACCCGGTGCAGCACGGCCTCCTCCATCACCACCCACAGCGTGGGCGCGTCCGGCTTGGTGAGCAGGCCCTGGCGGCGCAGCCGCAGCTCCACGCGCCGGTCGAGGCCGTCCTCACCGTCGTTGGGGAAGCCGCCGCGCAGCACGGCACGGGCGTAGCCGGGCGTCTGGAGCAGGCCCGTGACGTAGTGCGGCTCGTAGGTGCGCAGGGTTCTCGCGCCGGTCTCCAGGCTCACGTAGGCCGTGAACCAGGACGGCATCACATCGCGGTACGGGTGCCACCAGCCGGGCTCGTTGGCCCGCTCGGCCAGGGTGACGAACTCGTCGATCTCCTGCCGGCCGGCCCCGTAGGTCTCCAGCAGCTTCTCGACGTAGAGGATCTTCAGGCCGACCTCGGCCTTCTCCAGGCGGCGGATGGTCAGCGGGGTGACGCGCAGGGCCCTGGCGGCGTCGTCGAGGGACAGGCCCGCGTGCTGCCTGGCCTCCTGGAGCCGGCGGCCCAGGATCATGCGCAGAACGGTGGGGGCACCGGCGCCGGTTCCTGGTCGCGGGTCGCTCACGCCGTGCCTCCTGAGGGGTCGTCATCGCCGCTCGTTCTGCGAGGACTTGAACGATGCGTCGGATCGTTCCGCCCAGGCGGTTCCGTCCTTCTGAAATTATCAGGGAGATGGTTGCAGCGTGAACTGCTCTCCGAGCATAGTTACGTGTGTGACCAGGGTGCCGGAAGCACCAACCCCCACCTCCGGCCGGTCCGTTGCCCGCTCGCCTCTTCCTCGACTTCGCCCACCCCCCACGGAAGGCGATCGCCGTGTCCCCCCACACGACATCCACTCCCCGGTTCCTGGACGCGGTGCGCCCGGACCGCACCGAATGGCTGGAGCTGCCGCCGCAGCGCACCAGTGTCAGAGTCGCCCGTCATGCCATGCAAGCACGGCTGGCCGCGTGGCAGGTGCCCGAGGAGGCGTGCGCGAACGCCGTGCTGCTCGTGTCCGAGCTGGTGACCAACGCTCTGCTGCACACGCTCGGCGAGCGGATCCTGTGCGGCGTCCAGCTGATGACGGACGCGCGTTTCCGGCTGGAGGTGCACGACGGCGACCTC contains these protein-coding regions:
- a CDS encoding MMPL family transporter — its product is MGAVRTRTGRRRAVPWAVVGLWLAALVLVGPLAGKFADIQQNRAVDYLPDSADSTQVARIQDELPGGEATDLVLVYHRDGGLTDADRRTADEQIAEVSGAYDLTGEPRGIPSKDGSTLMYPVTSTQPGQDEEARDAFVDGVRDIASGGGGGLSVEVGGPGALNTDMNKVFETLDATLLLATLGVVTVLLVLIYRSPFLWLVPLAVAGVAAAVAMAAGYGLHELFDVTVTGQSGGVMTVLVLGAGTDYALLLISRYREELRRHERPYDAMRTALRGCGPAILASSGTVAAGLLCLLAADLNSSSGMGPVGMVGVLAALVAMTTLLPAVLVLLGRRVFWPLIPAFGSEPKARRSLFAAMGTSATRRPVTVLVTGGVLLGALALGTLNLSGSIKQEDSFTERPESITAMQTLAREYPERSSRPVTVIAPRERAEAVGERARATDGVAEVVPGRSGAGWTELAVFTTAAPETPAETRTIEALRAGIDPEGAYVGGPSAQQIDLSASEARDRKVIVPLVLGAVFVILVGLLRSLVAPLLLLAAVVAVWGAALGIGGLVFEPVFGFGGTDPGLGLLSFVFLVALGVDYGIFLMHRMREESVRGAEPEAAALTALRTTGGVIASAGVVLAATFAVLTTLPMVGLVELGFVIAVGVLLDTFLVRTYLVTTASVLLKRRMWWPGGLSRAPERTVPQKEQEPVAADVR
- a CDS encoding TerB family tellurite resistance protein, whose amino-acid sequence is MLPGRGRNGHAARLSRILGTRTAWTAAGDGEFFCPGCGGDRNYQRLTGQRRFTLLGLPVLPRGETGPVVECAACRRHFGTDVLDHPTTTRFSAMLRDAVHTVALAVLAAGGAGSRTALEAAVLAVRAAGFDDCTEEQLAALVEALEADTGRITGEPCGAGLAIELHEALDPLAPHLAGAGRESILLQGARIALADGPYTPAERDVLATVGAALTICSDDVTRLLAEAARTPS
- the leuA gene encoding 2-isopropylmalate synthase, whose translation is MANRQQPSSLPIHKYGRYEQVDIPDRTWPQNRVTTAPRWLSTDLRDGNQALIDPMSPARKRAMFDLLVKMGYKEIEVGFPASGQTDFDFVRSIIEEPGAIPDDVTISVLTQAREDLIERTVESLKGAKRATVHLYNATAPVFRRVVFRGSKDDIKQIAVDGTRLVMEYAEKLLGPETEFGYQYSPEIFTDTELDFALEVCEAVMDVWQPGPGREIILNLPATVERSTPSTHADRFEWMGRNLSRREHVCLSVHPHNDRGTAVAAAELALMAGADRVEGCLFGQGERTGNVDLVTLGMNLFSQGVDPQIDFSDIDEIRRTWEYCNQMDVHPRHPYVGDLVYTSFSGSHQDAIKKGFDAMEADAAAKGVTVDDIEWAVPYLPIDPKDVGRSYEAVIRVNSQSGKGGIAYVLKNDHKLELPRRMQIEFSKLIQAKTDAEGGEVTPKDIWSVFRDEYLPNPENPWGRIQVKNNQSTTDTDGVDTLKVEATVDGQDTVLTGSGNGPISAFFDALQSVGIDVRLLDYQEHTMSEGASAQAASYIECAIGDKVLWGIGIDANTTRASLKAVVSAVNRAAR
- a CDS encoding M4 family metallopeptidase, with the protein product MTTHGGFEPVFCTIVPPHVLDKLAQAEDPALAGPARRTLQRDAFERTQRRLTTVIGASAVAAVADGRPQRTIHDARHGTDLPGHKVRGEGDKPGKDATVNRAYAGLGATFELFLQAYRRDSIDGNGLPLNATVHYDRDYNNAFWNGEQMVFGDGDGEIFLDFTIPIDVIGHELAHGVTQYTANLTYFGQPGALNESLSDVFGALIKQYTLGQTAAEADWLIGAGLLAPRVTGTALRSMKAPGTAYDDDVLGKDPQPATMDDFVRTGRDNGGVHINSGIPNHAFYLAATALGGHAWERAGQVWYDVLTGGELRQDAMFADFATLTVKAARERFGDGEELDAVSKGWEQVGVRTL
- a CDS encoding protealysin inhibitor emfourin, which gives rise to MRIQVRRTGGFAGIERYAEVDTSGRPDASEWHTLAEQALAAGRSTPPVGVPDGFSYQLTVDGRTVYCADPRLTDEQRKLISRVLKEGA